From a single Candidatus Cetobacterium colombiensis genomic region:
- a CDS encoding glycosyltransferase family 2 protein: MKENYKNPMVSIIIPTYKRETLIKKAIENLKKQTYKNLEIIVVNDNGIENNNCKERTYLEIKSYLDKKEIVYIELENNLGGALARNKGIEIAKGKYISFFDDDDEYHPDKIKLQVENFEKIQDNNIAFIKSEMDLKLDGKIISTTKTKKYFEGNLLKNHILNLHGIVGTISFLFRTDVLKEVNGFSKVSIRQEYMLILKILLKGYKGIHLDKNLVTLNCTGESITRTKNEKKVKCMEKVLTTRLTCTKLTKKEKKFILKNHYLDLAEWYCFYKKTKCLKYSFLGFQLNKNIIISLFKINLKNIFQNYYLRLRKLKKGY; encoded by the coding sequence ATTATAAAAATCCAATGGTTAGTATAATAATACCTACTTATAAAAGAGAAACTTTAATAAAAAAAGCAATAGAGAATTTAAAAAAACAAACATATAAGAATTTAGAGATAATAGTGGTAAATGATAATGGAATAGAAAATAATAATTGTAAAGAAAGAACTTATTTAGAAATAAAAAGTTATTTAGATAAAAAAGAAATAGTGTATATAGAATTAGAAAATAATTTAGGTGGAGCACTAGCTAGAAATAAAGGAATTGAAATAGCGAAAGGTAAGTATATTAGTTTCTTTGATGATGATGATGAATATCATCCAGATAAAATAAAGTTACAAGTAGAGAATTTTGAAAAAATACAAGACAATAATATAGCTTTTATAAAAAGTGAAATGGATTTGAAATTAGATGGAAAAATTATTTCAACGACAAAAACTAAAAAATACTTTGAAGGGAATTTACTAAAAAATCATATTTTAAATTTACATGGAATAGTTGGAACGATAAGTTTTCTATTTAGAACAGATGTTTTAAAAGAAGTAAATGGATTCTCAAAAGTTTCTATAAGACAAGAGTATATGTTGATTTTAAAAATTTTATTAAAAGGCTATAAAGGAATTCACTTGGACAAAAATTTAGTAACTTTAAATTGTACAGGTGAGAGTATAACAAGAACTAAAAATGAAAAAAAAGTAAAGTGTATGGAAAAAGTTTTGACAACAAGGTTAACCTGTACAAAATTAACAAAAAAAGAAAAAAAGTTTATATTAAAAAATCATTATTTAGATTTAGCTGAATGGTATTGTTTTTATAAAAAAACAAAATGCTTAAAATATTCTTTTTTAGGTTTTCAATTAAATAAAAATATAATTATAAGTCTGTTTAAAATAAATTTAAAAAATATATTTCAAAATTATTATTTAAGGCTTAGAAAATTAAAAAAAGGTTACTAA